Genomic window (Fusarium oxysporum f. sp. lycopersici 4287 chromosome 11, whole genome shotgun sequence):
GAAGACTCGGGTCTTATCGGAATGCTTGGACTGAGGGTTAACAGGCCAGAGTCACAAGTTCCTATACGGATCATCGTTGGATCCAACGGCAACGGACCTGCGCTAGAGGAGTCGGACAATAATAAGTTTGGAGTCGAGAGGGCTAGATGGTATCCGTCAATTCCCCACGACGCGTCGTCAAGTAGCAAGTCTTCAGTCTGGACAAAGTCTTCGTCGCCTTGCATGACCGGATCCAAAAGATGGCCTGCAGAAAGTGACTGCAAGAAGTCAGTACTGAACGATTAAACCTGGTCTCAAGTTGCAACTGAGCTTTGGTCATGATCACAAGGGGGATATAAGAATGCTGGAGGCGAATCTAAACTTTACCTAACTGCCAAGGGTAGTAAATTGTCGGGCTGTGACTACATACCTCAAGTCCGCTGCCTCGTCTATCCCAGGAAATGTCACCAAGGTCAACAGCGATGAGATGAGCAGGCATTGTTGAGATTGGAAGGTTGATTGGCTAGAACGAGTAAGTACGAGTGTACTAAAGTTCACAGCATGAGCCTGGAACAATGGCAGAAACATTTTGTTGCACAGCTGTATTGCTATATGTAACATCACAAACCCGAATCCCGACAAACCTACGTTATTTGGAGTTCAGGCCTGTGGCtaagagcttatatcaccatACAGAACTTAGTGGCATCTTGAAAAGATTTGGTTATGTCGGTTACGAACGGAGAATCATCATGCGATATTCTGGATACGGTGGGTACCATTCGGGAGTCGCCTGTGTTATGTTTGCCCTATTCGGATCGGCAACACAATAATGGCAATCGAGTCTTTGTGGCTGATTAGGGATTTTTGCTTTCCTGTCTGTCGAATGACTCCACATAAGCATGTGATCCTGTCGGTTATAACTCCTCTGGTAAACCTCACTTCACCTTTCGCATTGTTGTGGCTTGAACTTGTTCGAAAAGCTCAATTCATCCAAGTGCCTAGCCCCCCACCGCCGAGTTCTAGACTATGCATACTACATGCAATTCCAGGAATTCAATGCACCATTATAATTAAGGTCGACGGTATCACGAAATCTCCGTCAGGTTGGGGTATCCATTACAATGACATGATGGTGTTCACTAAACCGCCATCTCCACACAATTTCTgccatcttgagcttgtgacGACACCATGACTTAACTGTCCGTACTAGCACTCATGCATCTTTTTCCAGCTCTCAAATCATGTTACATTGTATTGAGAAGATCACGCCATCAGCAGATCGGAAGAGTCCTAGAATATTGGACTGTATCACAGTAGTCCCATTAAAAAGTCAGCGAATATTTGGAAAAGTCATACTGTTAATTTACCCCAACGTCGCTGAACCagcatgcatgcatgcagCAGTAGCAAGCTTATTCGTCGTCACGCAGCCCATTCATTTGAACTGATGGGGCACAGTGGAAAGCTTGCTTATTTACCTTGTCATATCCCCTGCCTTGCCGCGACCCCGCGCAGAAGGGATTGATTTGGTAGATTTAGTGCAGAAGTGGCGTATAGGGTATGTGTAAGAAATCAGTAATTTGTTTTGCATGCAGCCTACACGGCGTCTTGTCACGTCAAACTACTGGGTCAAGGTAGCAATTAAATCCCTTCACTGCTTTGATGGATTGAGCAACGTATTTGTGCCGTGCTATTTTAGTCGCAGGTATGATGTCTCAGATTGTTCTTGAATGATTGTTGTTCCTTTACAACTATTAATATTTGTCAAAGTCGCTGTTTCATGTTTCTCACCACCACCTGAAGAGTCATCAGGCCACGTCAGCCTGTCCACGATCTTGTTGGCTTCGGCCGAGATGTAACACCGAATGAAACCACAATCGCAATCGTCATGCCGCCAGACCTCAGTTTTAAGTCGGACGGCCTCAGATCTGAGCTGATTGTAGGATAAAGAAAGTTGTTGTTGCCGATCTCTTAGTTCTTCCATCTCAGAGTCCAGTGCATTGGCAAGATCTCGTTTGCGGTCACGACATTTGGCAGCAGCTCGACGATGTCATTCCAGCTTAATCCTTTCATCtactctcttctccttgtccAAACTGGtctttcctcttctccctctccttTGCTGATCTTTAGTGACTGGAAGTAACTGACCTCTTTCGGCATTCTTTCCACGCCTCCTCCCCCTTGACGGGTTCGCCTTCGGCCGAAGGACTTCTGTATGCGAAGGGTCCAAAGCACCAGAGCTCACTGGCTCATCTGGATGGCCTTGATTGGGCACGGGAAGGCTTTCTTGAGTTTGTGCGGTGGGCTCGGTCGTATCAACAACTTGTTGAGAAGTACTCGGCCCGAGAGCAACTGGACAGGATCAGAAGGTTGTAAGTTGTCGGAAACCGATAGCGTAGCCAGTCCAAATGCTTCTGAGAATGAAGACGCTTCGGTGAATACGGAAGATGGTTCATTCTCCCATACAAGAGACAATGGACTCGTGGAAACCCCTGCGTGTTCTGGACTTTGGTAGTCACAACTTAAACCCGACCCCCAATTCCCCTGCCAAGGAGCTAGTCCAAACCTGTCCTGGCGCCTATATATGAAGCCAATGCGGCAAATGCCATCATATCATATGAAGTCTGGACTTCAAAGCGACTGCAATTCTAAATGACAGTGAACAATCTCCTGATCCCGTAGATATCGGCAGTAAATGATCTGATTCAATTATGATATGATAAACGTAAGGAATCTGTCTGATTCAATATGTGCCGCTTGTCTCCTGGGACTTCCCCATGTTACGCTGCCCTCAGGACATTGCTTATGGAGAGCAGTTGGCTAAGTCGCACGCTAGTATTTAGATGGACAAGGGCCCCCTCTGAGAAGCATCCTTCCCCAATCTCCGGTCTGCGCGGGATATAATCAGCATTATTCATATGCCCATCGCATAATGGTTTTCTAAGTTGAAACATCTCATCTGCATTAAgtatcaagctttgagaagcCTGTTTATCACATCTTCAGGCACTAGGCCGCTCACGAAACTCCATTCCACGTACCCACTAATGTCTCAATACGCTATTTCCTGGGGTCCCAGTCACTGTTATCGAGGATAGAGAGATGACGTACCAAGGCGAGCCGCTCAGTGTTCGGTACGAAAGAGCCCGTTTTGAAGCAATACATGGGATACAGGGGACAAAGGCCAATGCCAACAGTAGCAAAGCTCATAAGGTAAAGGTTTGCACCAACAAGTAACCAACCAACCACGTATGTtaactaagtattattaataaagtgCAGGAGCAATAATGTACAAACCAACTACATATATCTAATCTGCCTTACCTTGTAGAGATACCTAGGTAGGAAAGACTACTTAAAGAGGTTAAGGTAGTttaaaagtatttttatttttaagtattaaatataatttgAAAGctagtatttttataagaTTAGGAGTACATAAAAAAAGTAAGATAATTTTAAATAtgataaaagaaaataatatattatattagaaaTTGGTATAATCTTTAGTTTATTTTCCTAGAAAGAGATATAACTTATTACTTGTGAAGTAAAACGCAGATACAAAAAGCCTAGATCACGAgataagcttattataagTCGACCCCGGCGTTATCTGGTTCCCCCATTCTGTCTATGGCTCAGACCTATGCTTACGTTAAGGGAATAATAGGGATCTTTCTGTGTTTCATCCCAAGCCTGGGATGTCGTGCCATTTAAAGGAACTATGGTATTCCAAGTCTCAGAGATAGATATCTGTTATCCAGGAATGTACTATGAAAACCTTGGCCTCCGTCTTGCGTCGCGGGCTGTAAGACGCATGGCGTTCTTTATTACACAATCCATTCTTTCCCCTTCTATCGTTATTCTCTTGGACTTACAAGAATATGCAATACCTACAATCCCTATATCAGGAAAGCTAAATCCCTTATGTGCACCATCTAAAGCACGACAGGATACACAAGATCGGAAGTCAGACAGTAGCTCAGCCTTGCTCTTGTGTCTAGAACATATAGCTATACAAATTATGATAAGTGGACTAAACGATGATTGTGGTGGGTGAGTGGCTGCTTATCTGCATTCAGGGTTTGATAACGAACACGCAATGGGATCTTACATTCTGACATGCTATTACATACATGCTAGCCTATGAAGGATAAACTTTAAGCAGGTCTGCATACAAATTCTCCATGAATATTTAGTTCTCAGAAAGAGCTTTCGATACATCTTTCTTACATCCCCTACTCTTCATAGCTTTTCGTCACATTAGTAGCCAAGAGTCGCCACCACGGCAGAATGTCATCACGGACAAGTCCAATTGATCTATCACTCCCCCCTGCCACGCCGAGTCCTGCGATTACGCCTACGACCGAACATTCACACCGTCAATCATGTGACAGATGCCATAGTCAAAAGCTAAGGTGCACTCCTCGTGGGGGAAGCAAAACAGGAGCTTGCAGTCGTTGCTTTCGACATGGTACTCAGTGCGTGTACAGTCTCAGTCGGCCCAAGGGCCGCCCAAGTTTGCACCACTACAAGGGTGAGACAGTGCTTGCGCCTTCAAGACTACGCAGGGAAACGGTTGTGCTACCGCTTACGCCCGAGGAGGACGGCAATACGAGTATCCAGGAATCTAGATTGACATACAGTTGTCAGCTATCAGCCCCGCGTCATGCTTCTGGAACCATGGGTCCATGCCAACTTGGGTCGGACCCTATCCTGGCTTCGGGGCCGTATCTTGAACTGATGCCCGAAACATTGCCGGATCATGCGCTGCAACTAGGCGTCTGCTCGTGGGACGCTATGCATGCACAATATCAGCCCATCGATTTGTCAAACTTGGCTTCCAGCACCCCAATGGACCTGCAACTGAGCCTTCACGACTCTCTGTTAGATCTATGCATGCTCGGGGCCGAACAAGACCCTCATTTGTGCATGACGCAGCAATTGGCAAGCCAACCACCTTACAATCCCGACACCTCCATGTTAAGTCTTGTTCAGCTCGTCCCCAGGCTTCATGCTCTATCTAACAAGAGCCATGAGCTCTTTGAGAACTGGGAGTTATCTCAAAAACTGAGGCATATTGACCGCCCTGTGCCCGCGATATTTCTCAATAACGCTGTCTTCAACGTCATTGCACGATGGCTTTTGAACCCTTTGGGGGACACCGACGATGAGTGGACAAATGAGTCGGCCAATGAGGGGCTTCTCGTTGAACTGCTATCATTCTCATCTAAACTCACAAAAGCGACCCTGGCCCTTGGAGAGGAACTCGGAACCCGAACCAACAAGGCTGTATGCGACAACAGTGTAGCGCAACATCTAGTGGTTGCATGTCATATGCTGTTGCTTAGCAGCTTCGGAGCCGTATTGGACGCCTTGCAGGATGGCGCCGACGCCGAACGTCACGCCGCCCCAGAAACCACAGCGTCAGGACTCGAAGATCCCCGGTTGACAATGGTGGTACAGTTCTGTTCTTACTTATTGGTGCGACAATGCCGCGTGGTCGACGCTTATCTGCAAGCGAATTCGGGACCGAAGTCAAATGCAGAATATCGGAATGAAGGAACTGAGGACCACAAGTTGATACAGGAGTTGAAGGCGCAGGTTAATAGCCAGGTTGCATCGTTTCAGAGGCTTTGGCATGGTGATACGTAGGCTAGTTGCGTGTTATTCACAGATGGGGCATCCATTAGAGAACTTGTTATCCTGATCTCGAATCCCTGTTACTTTTGGTGCCGAAGACTTCATTCACGCCCTTTGAATTAACTCGGTGGCAACCAAGGGAGAAGGACGAGTTCAGGTATGCATGTAATTCCTAAGCCGCAGCCTCTGATGGTGGCACAGAAAGTTCAGAGAGCAGTGGCCTTTACATATAGATTCTCgctattataattactaacAAGGTAACGGAGTTCATACCTGCTTAATGAAGTCTAGCAACAAACTAATTCCTAACACTTGCTAATGTTTTTCAGAATAATACAATACTTTTCTATATGGAATTTCGAGAATGAGAAGCTGTGAGTATTCCAGTTCCTACAATCTCAGATAAATATTAGTTACAGATGCAGTACACACATAACATTAGACTCACACTCAGTCATACCCTAGACCTGTCTTTCCATAAGTTGGATGACCTCTTCCCTTACTCTCCATAACAGCAAGTCCCTCACCCCTCTTCGGTTCAACCAAGCTCATACCCAACAGCCTCTCATAGAATGGCACAGACCTCTCCCAATCTCCCGTGAGCAACATCGCTCGTCGCAGATCCGGCATCTCGTCCAGTGTTTCTTGGATACAACGAACAAGCCAGCTCCCCAAACCCTTGCCTTGGTATGTCGGATCAACCCATACATCTGTAAGATACGCAAAAGTAACAAAGTCTGTCACCAACCGAGCGAGGCCGATCAGTTTGCCTGGCGATTCTGGGCTGGGTGATTGAGCCGAGTCGTAGATGCCAAAGGACAGTGAGTTGTGAAGTGCCTCTTTGAAGGCCTCGGGTGATAGTGCGCTAGCCCAGTAGAACTCGCtggagttgaagatgtcgGAGAGTTGAGATATGGGAAATAGGTTGGGGTCTGTTGAGATGACGAATTGATCTTTTTGCCAAGATTGCGACTGGAACTTTGTTCTAAGAGACGTCATGATGGGCTCGACCTGTGCTGAGCTTGACGCAGATGAAAAGGTAGATAGTCAAAGAGAACAAAAGTATTGAAACAGGATTTATgcttataaatattttatcTGAGCGTAGTGACTCATTGGCTTGCGATGCGCCCTTCAATCTACGAGGCGCGCGAAGTGGGTGATGAGGAGCTAGCCTCAACGTCTCACCAATGATAAGCCGTCCTTCCTATCGTGAATTCGCAGTCACCGATCTCAGCAAAAATAGTTATATGTAATTGAAAATGACTCAGAGTATACTACAGGAAACAATGCTTGATTGCAATCTTTATTCTAAGACATTTCATTATTAAGAAGCTTCGGCTGCCGTGATCCGTCCCTCTTCGAGGAACATGTGATCTATTCAGGATCGGAACGATGCTCCGAGCCCGGAGCCGTGCCGAATTTCCTCACAATGCACAAAACCAGCCTTGTTCGAGGGCCACTATATTCCTCGGATCCCAACCGAGTCAAAACTTTGAAACAAAGCCTGCGTCTCGGCCATAAACCCCGATAAAGTCTGGTTATCAGGCTCTGTCTTGGTAACAGACccttgccagccttgcttGTAGACTCGTGTTTCCAGAAACTCAAGTTCCATACCGCCTGAAGCGCGAGACTGCAATACTTGCAATAATTCTCTAACCCTGTTGTCGCCCTGGATAAAATTCCTCAGAGCATCAGCATTTAGATAGCGGTATGCCGCGCAGTATGATCTGCGGTCTGAGCTCCATCCTCCAATTGAGTAGCTGGCGACGACAGCACCTGGGCTTAGCATGATGGTGCGATCTAGTTCCTGGAGTACGGCGTCCAATTGCTGAAATTCGCTGGAAGTGAGCGCATTGGCGAATCGGAAATTCAAGAGAGCTGTGACTGTGTCGTAGGTGCTGGATAAAGCGGTTTGTCTAGCGACATCGCTAGAGGTGAAGGTGTATGTGTCTCTAGTGGCTGGCGCTACAGTGATGGATTTCCTGGCGCTGGCGAGCTCTGTTGCTTGTTGGCTAGCTTCGAATTGACTCCGACCAGCTAAACTCTTCCAATCTTCGAGACATTCTCGTTAGCACGGTTCTTATCTGAGCCGCTTCACTGTACCTACCGATAAACAGCTTAGCTTTGTTCGGGGCATCATGCACAATCCCCCACCAGACGATGCCCGTTTCTGGATGGTCGAGATACGTCTTTAGCGTCGCTGCCCATATCTTGCCGACTTCGGTATTCTGATCCGAGAGCGATGCATGATTGCTAGAATTCGAGAATTGCAAGCTGATGATTTCTGTACCCTCGTAGGGAGGAAACTGAGAAGATCTAGAGTTGGCCATGGTGGTTAAACATGCAATTGAGGTTTTATTTGACGACTGCAAAGATTACACGTGTATGAACTTGGTCTTTATAAAAACACTGGAACCGCTGACGTAACGCGATGGGGTTACTTTGTCATTTCCAGACCGTTTAGCGACCGTGCCCACTGTCAGCCGCTAAATCCGACGCTGAATGTGAAACGAAGCTCATTAAACCCTTGCCATATGCACTCCTTTTCATGTGGATATGTTTAACCAGGCAATCGCAATAGAGACTCTAGCCGCGTTTCAGCTACTTTTCAATGTGCAAAAGGATATAGAAATTTATAAAGATACTCGTCAAACAGGCTATCAAGTTAAACTCTTAGTATCGGAATACATACATctattaagcttaatatgTGTCATTCTTATCCACTCCCAATTCATAGAAACTCTCAATCAAGCTTAAAACAGCCAACGCAGCACCGTAGGTCATGTCAACACCTTCCTCGTTAGCCTCCTTCTCAGGGCTAGCAGTCAAATCCTTGTCCTTAGTCGTGTAAAACTGTCTTGTAGGCATCTCCTCCGGTAGAGGATGGAAAGGCAAGCCTGTGGGCATATCGCCGTCCTTCTTCAAAGGCTCGCTGACATTCTTGCCATTATCAGGCCCAGTTCTGAGCAGTTTCAGGACGATATCGTATGCCTCAAACTTCTCGTTGCCGTTCTGTAGACCCTGGAACATGACGTACACCGCTCGGATGACGCTTTCCAGTGCACCTACGATCCATGCATGGTGGGATGAGGCTGCTTCTCCGACAAGATACAGTTGGCCTAGTGCATTAGGCTTGATGATTTCTTGCCACATATTAGAGAACTGCCCGGGGCCGAAATACGCGAATGCTCCTGACATGTTTTGGTCTCTGTACCAGTCGTAGCCGTGGTGGTCAATGTATTGCTCTTCAAGAAATTTAACCATTTCCTCAAACGGACGTTCTCTTCGAGCATGAAGCCGCGCAAGGTCGTGGATGATGAGCCGCTTGAGCTCTGCGTCATcttgtgttgtgttgttggAACAGAGGGAGCCAATACGCTGGGCATCTTGACCCCAAGTATACGAACACAGAAGCACAGCCGGCTTCTCAGGATCCCACTTGTCCTCACCCTCGTTTGACTTGATGTTGTACGACGGATAAACACAAACACGCAGGGGCAAGTCTGTTCGGGATACACCACCCTTGGCAATGTTGAATGGATCCGTTTGCCACCATGCAGTTCGGAATTTCATGCCGACTTTGGCAGAGGCACCATACCCAAGAGCTCGGATGGCCTGCTTAGTGCCCCAGGATAAACCAGCATCGGAAAGCTCCATACGCTGAAGGGCGCCGAGGGTGGTGCTATTGAAGATAGCAAAGTACTCCCTGTCTTTAGTCTCgaccttcttggtcttgggaTCTGTTCTAGTGGTTTTAATCTTCATTGCGGTATACTTGCCGGCTTTGCGCTCTCGACGAAGCTGAACTTGAGCATCGATTGATTGAACCTTGGTGTTGTATTCAATGCGTTTCTTGATCTTCAGAGCCATACGCTTGGCGATCTCTTGAGCACCGCCGTCGATGCACCACCAGTACTGAATGTTCTTAGTAGCTGGGTCGTCGTCCATGTCGGGGGTGTGGAAATCGAGCTCTTCCAGGACACATTCTGTGAGGGATTGGTCATACCAACCTGTACCGCTACCAAGAGTGAGCTATTGCGAAGTGAAGCTTTGATATAAGGCTTACTAGGTCATCGTCTCAAGATACTCGATAGTGTTGTAGTTGTATCCAGGGCCCTTGGGGAAGCCATCCTCAACTGGAAGCTTGGGTCCTTTTCCAACATCTTTCTCTTGGCCTCTATGCACTCAGGTCAGTTTCTATCCGTTCTCGAATCGCCTTGCAAAGTGGAGGGATACTTACGAGCCAAGGAATTGTCGAACGCTCATATGATCGGCCCTCATAAGAAGATCCCATAATTCTTGTGATGCTGGCCCTCTCACCCCACGTTTCTCATCTTTGCCGGCACTCTTGAGTGcttgcttctcctcctctttctcttctgcaATTGCCGCCTTGAACTTCTCTTTGGCAACGTCTGTAAAGACTTTTAGGGCTGCGCTGACTAGATCGCTGGGGTTGGTCTTAAGAAGACTATAAAGCAATCAGAAGTGGTCCATGGCTGCATGTTTCTCAGGCGTCATACTCAGGCGGTATCTGGCCGTTCGCAGGGAGGCCCTCGTTGACCTTATACGGATCGTTCGCTTTTTTCTTGGGGTCCCAAACATTACCTCTTGTCGTTATGTCGTTGATGTAGGCAGGACATTCATCTAGCTCGTCCTTCAAGTAATAAGGAATC
Coding sequences:
- a CDS encoding hypothetical protein (At least one base has a quality score < 10) is translated as MTSLRTKFQSQSWQKDQFVISTDPNLFPISQLSDIFNSSEFYWASALSPEAFKEALHNSLSFGIYDSAQSPSPESPGKLIGLARLVTDFVTFAYLTDVWVDPTYQGKGLGSWLVRCIQETLDEMPDLRRAMLLTGDWERSVPFYERLLGMSLVEPKRGEGLAVMESKGRGHPTYGKTGLGYD